Proteins found in one Sporosarcina sp. FSL K6-3457 genomic segment:
- a CDS encoding beta-galactosidase, translated as MTKVYDPVSNRIQKVLHGADYFPEQWQDNPEILAEDIRLMKLANCNVMSIGMFAWSKLEPEEGVFTFEWLDQILDTFAENGIYAFLATPSGARPAWMSEKYPEVLRVGGNRVRNLHGMRHNHCFSSPKYREKIAIINQKLADKYANHPAVIGWHLSNEYGGECHCNYCQDAFREWVQEKYTTLDNLNKAWWATFWSHTYTSWSQVESPAPQGETMVHGLNLDWKRFVTDQTINFYKHEIKPLKAANKDIPVFTNFMELFEGLDYAKFAAEVDVVSWDSYPTWHDHADDSELAAYIAMNHDWFRSLKDGQPFLLMESTPSLTNWQDVSKLKRPGMHYLSSLQAVAHGSDSVQYFQWRKSRGSSEKFHGAVVDHVGHEHTRVFKEVSRLGETLSRLDQIVGTTVDAEVAIIFDTQNRWAINDAQGPRNIGVGYEKAVATQYKAFWDQGVAVDVIDMDKDISKYKLVVAPMLYMVRPGVGEKIEQFVQQGGHFVTTYWSGIVDENDLVFTGGFPGPLRKTLGIWSEEIDGLHDGQTNSIEMAAGNELGLTKDYVAHELCEVIHLEGATALAYYKEDFYAGLPALTVNEFGEGKAYYIASRNKGEFHLDLFTKLVEELGLKKVIEGELPEGVTAQSRTDGENDTIYLFNFSREAKEVALSDAVYTDLLEGTQVPTKIDLAPYGVRLLKRKR; from the coding sequence ATGACAAAAGTATATGATCCTGTAAGTAATAGAATTCAAAAGGTGTTGCACGGGGCGGACTATTTCCCGGAACAATGGCAGGACAACCCAGAAATCCTTGCCGAGGATATTCGTTTAATGAAGTTGGCAAATTGTAATGTGATGTCAATCGGAATGTTTGCTTGGAGTAAGCTGGAGCCTGAGGAAGGTGTATTCACTTTTGAATGGTTAGACCAAATTCTTGATACGTTTGCCGAGAATGGAATTTACGCATTTCTAGCTACACCAAGTGGTGCTAGACCTGCTTGGATGTCGGAAAAGTATCCAGAAGTTCTACGAGTTGGTGGTAACCGTGTTCGTAATTTACATGGCATGCGTCATAACCATTGTTTTAGTTCACCGAAATACCGTGAAAAGATTGCGATTATCAATCAAAAATTGGCCGATAAATATGCGAATCACCCTGCAGTAATCGGTTGGCATTTATCAAATGAATATGGTGGAGAATGTCACTGTAATTATTGTCAGGATGCATTCCGTGAGTGGGTGCAAGAAAAATACACAACATTGGATAACTTGAACAAAGCTTGGTGGGCAACATTTTGGAGCCACACATATACAAGCTGGTCTCAAGTGGAATCACCTGCTCCACAAGGTGAAACGATGGTACACGGCTTGAATTTAGATTGGAAACGCTTTGTGACAGATCAAACGATTAATTTTTATAAGCATGAAATCAAACCTTTAAAAGCAGCAAATAAAGATATTCCGGTCTTCACGAATTTCATGGAATTATTTGAAGGTCTTGATTATGCGAAGTTTGCTGCTGAAGTAGATGTGGTTTCGTGGGATTCTTATCCGACTTGGCATGATCATGCGGATGATAGTGAGCTAGCTGCTTATATTGCGATGAACCATGATTGGTTCCGTTCTTTAAAAGATGGGCAACCGTTTTTGTTAATGGAAAGCACGCCAAGTTTAACGAATTGGCAAGATGTGAGTAAATTAAAACGTCCTGGTATGCACTACTTATCGTCATTGCAAGCTGTAGCCCATGGTTCGGATTCTGTACAATATTTCCAATGGCGCAAGAGTCGCGGTTCTAGTGAAAAGTTCCATGGTGCTGTTGTGGATCATGTTGGTCATGAGCATACAAGAGTATTTAAGGAAGTTTCCCGATTAGGTGAAACACTTAGTCGTTTAGATCAAATCGTTGGAACTACTGTAGATGCTGAAGTTGCAATAATTTTTGATACACAAAATCGCTGGGCCATTAATGATGCGCAAGGGCCACGTAATATTGGTGTAGGCTATGAAAAAGCAGTTGCTACACAGTACAAAGCCTTTTGGGATCAAGGTGTCGCTGTTGATGTGATTGATATGGACAAGGATATTTCGAAGTATAAGTTAGTCGTTGCTCCAATGCTCTATATGGTCCGTCCTGGGGTTGGAGAGAAAATTGAGCAGTTTGTGCAACAAGGCGGTCATTTTGTCACGACATACTGGTCGGGAATTGTCGATGAGAATGATCTTGTATTCACGGGAGGATTCCCTGGTCCGTTGCGAAAAACATTGGGTATTTGGTCGGAAGAAATTGATGGCTTACATGATGGCCAAACCAATTCGATTGAAATGGCGGCCGGCAATGAGTTAGGCCTGACAAAGGATTACGTTGCACATGAATTATGTGAGGTTATTCATCTTGAGGGTGCTACAGCTTTAGCTTATTACAAAGAGGATTTCTATGCAGGACTGCCAGCTTTAACGGTTAATGAGTTTGGAGAAGGAAAGGCCTATTATATCGCATCTAGAAATAAGGGCGAATTCCATCTCGATTTATTCACAAAACTAGTTGAAGAGTTAGGTTTGAAAAAAGTAATCGAAGGTGAACTTCCAGAGGGTGTTACAGCACAAAGTCGGACAGATGGCGAAAATGATACTATCTACTTATTCAATTTTAGCAGGGAAGCTAAAGAGGTTGCGTTATCGGATGCGGTCTATACGGATTTACTTGAAGGAACACAGGTACCAACTAAGATTGACTTAGCGCCGTATGGTGTGCGTTTATTGAAACGAAAAAGATAA
- a CDS encoding sugar ABC transporter permease, with protein MKPKVKSILELTGIYAVFAFMAIIIIYPLLWAFGMSLNAGTSLYSSTIIPENWSLVHYKWLFTDPNSNYLTWYKNSMIVSTVSAVLSVVMTSLVAYAFSRYKFVGRQSGLYTFLILQMFPVIMAMVALYILLNLVGLLDTLSGLILIYVGGQIPFNAWLVKGYLDTIPRELDEAARMDGAGHMTVFIKIILPMAMPILAVVALFNFMGPLFDFILPSIILRSPDNYTLAVGLFNFISDKFANNFTRFSAGAILIAVPVSLIYLFLQRFLISGLTSGGTKG; from the coding sequence ATGAAACCAAAAGTAAAATCAATATTGGAATTAACAGGGATTTATGCAGTATTTGCGTTTATGGCTATCATCATTATTTACCCTTTACTTTGGGCATTCGGAATGTCGCTAAACGCTGGAACAAGCTTATATTCTTCGACGATTATTCCTGAAAATTGGTCACTTGTTCACTATAAATGGTTATTTACGGATCCAAATAGTAATTATTTAACTTGGTATAAAAACAGTATGATTGTTTCAACTGTATCAGCTGTACTTTCAGTCGTTATGACATCGCTGGTCGCCTATGCGTTCTCGCGCTATAAGTTTGTTGGACGCCAGTCGGGGTTATATACATTTTTAATCTTACAAATGTTCCCGGTTATTATGGCGATGGTTGCTTTGTATATTTTACTTAACTTAGTTGGACTATTGGATACATTGTCTGGGTTAATCCTGATCTATGTGGGTGGACAAATTCCATTTAATGCTTGGCTTGTTAAAGGCTATTTGGATACAATCCCACGTGAGCTGGATGAAGCGGCTCGAATGGATGGTGCCGGACATATGACTGTATTTATCAAAATCATATTGCCAATGGCAATGCCAATCTTAGCGGTTGTCGCATTATTTAACTTTATGGGCCCATTGTTCGACTTTATCTTACCGTCGATTATATTAAGAAGCCCAGATAATTACACGTTAGCCGTGGGGTTGTTTAACTTTATCAGTGATAAATTTGCGAATAACTTTACTCGATTTTCTGCCGGAGCCATTTTAATTGCTGTTCCTGTTTCGCTGATCTATTTATTTTTACAACGATTCTTAATCTCCGGTTTGACTAGTGGGGGAACAAAAGGCTAA
- a CDS encoding ABC transporter permease subunit: MTQTEKSKEPKRKNAKTHSATTAMILSILLAGLGQIYNKQYIKGISFIILEIAFIVTFADFIGLGLWGITTLGTIAGVDHSIFLLVYGIISIILIAFALLFYILNVRDAKKQAQLISQGWEATTVMGAFRASYDKAFPYLLTGPGLILLIFTVVFPLLFAITLAFTNYDLYNSPPRHLVQWVGFDNFVNLLTVPLWKNTFVSVFSWTIIWTLVATSFQIVLGLFLAILANDPRVKFKKLIRTILILPWAVPGFVSILIFAAMFNDQFGTINRDIIIPLFGGDGVPWLTDPFYTKILLIMIQTWLAYPFLFALFSGVLQSISSEWYEAADVDGASRWQKFRGITLPHILFATAPLLIIQYTSNFNNFNVIYLLNGGGPAVKGQNAGGTDILISWVYKLTFETNNYSMAAAISLIIGILVSVFAILQFRRTSSFKEEGKM; encoded by the coding sequence ATGACTCAAACGGAAAAGTCAAAAGAACCGAAGCGTAAAAATGCAAAAACGCATAGTGCTACAACCGCGATGATTTTATCAATTTTGCTTGCGGGTTTAGGGCAAATCTATAATAAACAATACATAAAGGGAATTAGCTTTATTATTTTAGAAATCGCCTTTATTGTCACTTTTGCTGACTTTATTGGTTTAGGCTTATGGGGAATTACAACACTTGGAACAATCGCGGGTGTCGATCACTCTATCTTTTTACTTGTATACGGAATAATATCCATTATCTTAATTGCTTTTGCACTTCTGTTTTATATCCTCAACGTACGTGATGCGAAAAAGCAGGCACAGTTAATTTCGCAAGGTTGGGAAGCGACAACAGTAATGGGTGCATTTAGAGCAAGTTATGATAAAGCATTCCCATACTTACTAACGGGCCCTGGGCTAATCCTCTTAATATTCACTGTCGTCTTTCCCTTATTATTTGCGATTACGCTAGCATTTACGAATTACGATTTATATAATTCGCCACCAAGACATTTAGTGCAATGGGTAGGTTTTGACAATTTCGTTAATCTACTTACAGTACCTTTATGGAAGAATACATTTGTTAGTGTATTTTCTTGGACAATTATTTGGACACTTGTCGCAACTTCATTTCAAATCGTCCTTGGTTTATTTTTGGCGATTCTCGCCAATGATCCACGAGTTAAGTTCAAAAAATTAATTAGAACCATTTTGATTTTACCATGGGCAGTGCCTGGATTCGTCTCCATTCTCATCTTTGCTGCAATGTTCAATGATCAATTTGGTACGATTAACCGCGATATTATTATCCCACTTTTTGGTGGTGATGGAGTCCCGTGGCTAACGGATCCGTTTTACACGAAAATCCTGTTGATTATGATTCAGACCTGGCTTGCATATCCATTTTTGTTTGCACTATTCTCTGGTGTATTACAAAGTATATCTTCCGAGTGGTATGAAGCGGCAGATGTCGATGGAGCTTCACGTTGGCAAAAATTCAGAGGTATTACCTTGCCACATATTCTATTTGCAACAGCACCCTTGCTAATCATCCAGTATACCTCGAATTTTAATAACTTTAATGTTATTTATCTCCTTAACGGAGGGGGCCCAGCGGTAAAAGGCCAAAATGCGGGTGGAACAGATATTTTAATCTCATGGGTTTATAAATTAACGTTCGAAACGAATAACTATAGTATGGCTGCAGCCATCTCTTTAATTATCGGAATCTTGGTATCTGTCTTTGCGATTCTCCAATTTAGACGAACGAGTTCATTTAAGGAAGAGGGGAAAATGTGA
- a CDS encoding sugar ABC transporter substrate-binding protein, which yields MLSLLVILAACAPEREEVKEPEKDSNGETVKPEKLVVWVNDEDIAADVSKQMFDKYTEKTGIEIVMERVAQPDQIQELALAGPAGDGPDLFFQPQDRLGDIVAQGLAVPFDYSSADLEGISEAAIDAFTYEGEVYGAPVAIETYFAYYNKSIIDTVPTTIEEVFTMAQEKTNKAKDEYGFLISPSFYYLYPFINSYGGYVFGEENGTYDSEDIGLNNEGAVEGLTQYQSFVTAGLLPKTLTIDVLDGLFTEGKVGMVISGPWNLPIYAAALGDNLATAPLPKINGENAPSFVGVKSWLTSYYSKNQEWAQDLAKFLMNEENSQLYYDVTGELPPRQMILDKIDDPIYAGYTEQIEYGTPMPNIPEMSAVWDIDSAIELIVGGEDVKEILDETVQNIKDKIALTK from the coding sequence ATGTTGTCATTATTGGTTATTCTTGCAGCTTGTGCACCAGAACGTGAGGAAGTTAAAGAGCCTGAAAAGGATAGTAACGGTGAGACTGTTAAGCCAGAAAAATTAGTTGTATGGGTGAATGATGAAGATATCGCCGCAGATGTATCGAAGCAAATGTTTGATAAATACACTGAAAAAACGGGAATAGAAATTGTCATGGAAAGAGTTGCACAGCCTGACCAAATTCAAGAACTTGCACTAGCTGGTCCAGCTGGGGACGGTCCCGACTTATTCTTCCAACCGCAGGATCGACTCGGTGATATTGTTGCACAAGGTTTAGCGGTTCCATTTGACTATTCAAGTGCTGATCTTGAAGGGATTAGCGAAGCAGCAATTGATGCTTTTACGTATGAAGGTGAAGTTTACGGAGCGCCAGTAGCTATCGAAACTTATTTTGCTTATTACAATAAGAGTATCATTGATACGGTACCAACAACAATCGAAGAAGTATTTACAATGGCTCAAGAAAAAACGAATAAGGCTAAAGATGAATATGGATTCTTAATTAGTCCTTCATTTTACTACTTATATCCATTCATAAATAGTTATGGTGGCTATGTGTTTGGTGAAGAAAATGGTACGTATGATTCAGAAGATATTGGTCTCAATAATGAAGGGGCAGTTGAAGGACTAACGCAATATCAATCATTTGTAACAGCGGGTTTACTACCAAAAACACTAACGATTGATGTGTTGGATGGACTATTCACAGAAGGTAAAGTAGGTATGGTTATAAGTGGTCCGTGGAATTTACCAATTTATGCTGCAGCGTTAGGTGATAACTTAGCAACTGCTCCACTACCAAAGATTAATGGTGAAAATGCACCATCCTTCGTTGGTGTTAAATCTTGGTTAACCTCTTATTATTCTAAAAATCAGGAGTGGGCACAAGATTTAGCTAAATTCTTAATGAATGAAGAAAATTCACAGCTTTATTACGATGTAACCGGTGAACTTCCTCCTCGTCAAATGATTCTAGATAAGATTGATGATCCAATCTATGCGGGGTATACAGAACAAATTGAATACGGTACACCAATGCCAAATATTCCTGAAATGTCTGCAGTATGGGATATTGATAGCGCGATTGAACTAATTGTTGGTGGTGAAGATGTGAAAGAAATTTTAGATGAAACCGTTCAAAATATCAAAGACAAAATTGCACTAACCAAATAA
- a CDS encoding AraC family transcriptional regulator codes for MEEKKRYTFTVSDKPLPLYIESIGYNPYELEFNRPEGYPYYHWLQTYKGEGTFNFAGQEFLLTPGKAVLLTPYTPHSYYYDKAGGGEWSTLYMTFSGAAIDPILNSLDMNYSGVYEETDQISFADIIQYMIREIGQEDSYLEFESSSALYQFLMMLKKYGKLNNKLSISQSYETIRPIVEWLELMYPENIGLLEMSEKAQVSSQHLNTLFHDTFGISPYSFLVQLRIREAKTILLTNTEKTLSDISKLVGFNSVSHFVSTFKKREGITPSVYRDLHYKQT; via the coding sequence ATGGAGGAAAAAAAGCGTTATACTTTTACTGTTTCGGACAAACCTTTGCCGTTATATATTGAAAGTATTGGTTATAACCCATATGAGCTTGAGTTTAATCGGCCTGAGGGATATCCGTATTATCATTGGCTACAGACATATAAGGGGGAAGGGACTTTTAACTTTGCAGGTCAGGAATTTTTACTTACTCCGGGTAAGGCTGTCCTGCTGACACCGTATACGCCACATTCTTATTATTATGATAAGGCCGGCGGTGGTGAATGGTCGACTCTCTATATGACATTTAGTGGCGCGGCGATCGATCCAATTCTTAACTCCTTGGATATGAATTATTCGGGTGTATATGAAGAAACAGATCAGATATCGTTCGCTGACATTATCCAATACATGATCCGAGAGATTGGTCAGGAAGATTCTTATCTAGAGTTTGAATCATCATCAGCATTATATCAATTTTTAATGATGCTAAAAAAATACGGTAAGTTGAATAATAAGCTATCGATTTCACAGAGCTATGAGACGATTAGACCGATTGTTGAATGGCTGGAGTTAATGTATCCGGAGAATATTGGTTTATTAGAAATGTCGGAAAAGGCACAAGTTAGTTCACAACATCTGAATACATTATTTCATGATACATTTGGCATTAGTCCTTATTCGTTTTTAGTGCAGTTAAGAATTCGCGAAGCGAAAACAATCTTACTCACAAATACGGAAAAAACGTTAAGTGATATTTCTAAACTGGTTGGGTTTAATAGTGTTAGTCATTTTGTTTCTACATTTAAGAAGCGTGAAGGGATTACCCCAAGCGTATATCGTGACTTACACTACAAACAAACTTAG
- a CDS encoding ABC transporter substrate-binding protein, with protein sequence MGGIVLRKALLFVVLCLLLTACSTDKNNESKKDGDLEKIQFVLDWTPNTNHTGLYVAQEKGFFTQQGLDVEIMLPGEAGADQLVAAGKAQFGISAQETITEARVQEIPIVSIATILQHNTSGFASLKKDGIESPKDYEGKTYGGWGAPVEQAVISSLMDKEQADVNQVEIINMGNSDFFTAVERDIDFAWIYYAWTGIEAELRGIDLNMQYLKDFSDKLDYYTPVITTSEKMISNNPDTVRAFVKAVTQGYEFAIANPDEAASMLSKAVPDLDEELVKASQQWISAKYQEDAPRWGEQKLAIWQDYAEWMTDNGLLDGEFSAEDAFTNEFLPK encoded by the coding sequence ATGGGAGGAATAGTGTTGAGAAAAGCTTTGTTATTCGTTGTACTTTGTTTGTTACTAACGGCATGTAGTACGGATAAAAACAATGAATCAAAAAAAGACGGCGACTTAGAAAAAATACAATTTGTACTGGATTGGACGCCCAATACAAACCACACGGGCTTGTACGTTGCACAGGAAAAAGGATTTTTTACACAACAAGGACTTGATGTTGAAATTATGCTTCCAGGTGAAGCAGGTGCTGACCAACTTGTCGCAGCCGGAAAAGCACAATTTGGCATCAGTGCGCAAGAAACGATTACAGAAGCACGGGTACAAGAGATCCCAATCGTGTCCATTGCTACAATTCTCCAGCATAATACGTCGGGGTTTGCCTCTTTGAAGAAGGACGGCATTGAATCTCCAAAGGATTATGAAGGAAAAACCTATGGCGGCTGGGGTGCTCCCGTTGAACAAGCGGTCATCTCTTCTTTAATGGACAAAGAGCAGGCCGATGTCAATCAAGTAGAAATTATTAATATGGGGAATTCCGACTTTTTCACAGCCGTCGAACGTGATATTGACTTCGCATGGATATACTATGCGTGGACAGGTATTGAAGCAGAACTGCGTGGTATCGACTTAAACATGCAATATCTAAAGGATTTCTCGGACAAGCTGGACTATTATACGCCTGTCATTACGACGAGCGAAAAAATGATTAGTAATAATCCGGACACAGTTCGAGCTTTTGTCAAGGCAGTTACACAAGGCTATGAATTTGCCATTGCCAATCCAGATGAAGCGGCATCGATGTTATCGAAAGCTGTTCCTGATCTTGACGAAGAACTTGTCAAAGCAAGCCAGCAATGGATTTCTGCTAAATACCAGGAGGACGCACCGCGTTGGGGTGAACAAAAACTTGCAATTTGGCAAGACTATGCAGAATGGATGACTGACAACGGCTTGCTTGATGGTGAATTTAGCGCAGAAGACGCATTTACCAATGAATTTCTACCCAAATAA
- a CDS encoding thiamine-binding protein gives MTNALVSIQIIPKTPNGEDVIPYVDAAIAVIDESGVPYQVSPLETTMEGNLTELLAIVQKMNERMIEKGSLSIISQVKIFYKPDGASMDKLTEKYR, from the coding sequence ATGACAAACGCACTCGTTAGTATTCAAATCATACCGAAAACACCAAATGGTGAAGATGTAATTCCTTACGTCGATGCCGCTATCGCAGTCATTGACGAATCTGGTGTCCCTTATCAAGTTTCACCGCTGGAAACAACAATGGAAGGTAACTTGACGGAGCTACTTGCTATTGTCCAAAAAATGAATGAGCGGATGATTGAAAAAGGCTCACTGAGCATCATTTCACAAGTCAAAATATTTTATAAACCAGACGGCGCTTCCATGGACAAACTAACGGAGAAATACCGTTGA
- a CDS encoding ABC transporter permease, translated as MVIILLLTLWELAGQLFDIPAWLLPVPTQVWQEAIHGWSHYSGHILSTIQLTLAGYTIGIIVGLAVATLLFRLPVLQEAFYPLLILSQNIPIIVLAPLLVIWFGFGMLPKIIIIVLVCFFPITIATLDGLRQTDRDLLHYMKMTGATDNQIFWKLQWPYALPSLFSGLKIAATYSVMGAVISEWLGANKGIGVYMTLASSSFKTDRVFVAILLIMILSLTFFAIIALIEKWLFRWQRQGGSSTNG; from the coding sequence GTGGTCATCATCCTTTTACTTACCTTATGGGAACTAGCGGGTCAACTATTTGATATTCCAGCATGGCTGCTCCCCGTCCCTACTCAAGTATGGCAAGAGGCCATTCATGGTTGGTCCCATTATTCCGGTCATATTTTATCAACCATCCAGCTAACACTTGCTGGCTATACGATTGGTATCATTGTAGGGTTAGCAGTGGCGACATTGCTATTCCGCCTACCCGTATTGCAGGAAGCCTTTTACCCACTGCTGATTTTATCGCAAAACATTCCAATCATTGTTTTGGCACCTTTGCTCGTCATCTGGTTTGGATTCGGTATGTTGCCGAAAATAATTATCATCGTACTCGTGTGTTTTTTCCCAATCACTATCGCTACATTGGATGGCTTACGGCAAACGGACCGAGATTTATTGCACTATATGAAAATGACAGGGGCAACGGATAACCAAATTTTTTGGAAGTTACAATGGCCTTATGCCCTTCCCTCTCTCTTTTCAGGTTTAAAAATTGCGGCTACCTATAGTGTCATGGGAGCTGTCATTTCAGAATGGCTCGGTGCGAATAAAGGAATTGGTGTCTATATGACACTCGCTTCCTCATCCTTTAAAACAGATCGTGTATTTGTTGCCATCTTACTCATTATGATTTTAAGTTTAACTTTTTTCGCTATCATTGCATTGATTGAAAAATGGCTGTTCCGCTGGCAACGACAAGGAGGGAGCTCAACTAATGGGTAA
- a CDS encoding ABC transporter ATP-binding protein: MGKLQLRQISKSHSDNHVLQDVSFHVDEGEFVTIVGPSGSGKSTLFQLIGGLYPPDHGEIILDGNTLSNSRGHISYMPQNPSLFPWRTILENVLLSSEITGQKDTTTALELIDKAGLSGYEQAYPHQLSGGMKQRVAFIRSLNGPQSIICLDEPFSALDEFTRFEMQEWLLAIWEQYRKSIVFITHNIEEALYLSDRILILSDKPASISKVISVPFPRPRTEDILLSEPFMQLKREIHNELRGK, from the coding sequence ATGGGTAAATTACAGTTAAGGCAGATTTCAAAATCACATAGTGATAATCACGTGCTACAAGATGTATCTTTTCATGTCGATGAAGGCGAGTTCGTTACGATTGTCGGGCCGTCTGGCAGTGGGAAAAGCACATTATTTCAACTCATTGGAGGCTTATATCCACCGGATCACGGCGAGATTATACTAGATGGCAACACGCTCAGCAACTCCCGTGGTCACATCAGCTATATGCCACAAAATCCTTCTTTGTTTCCATGGCGAACGATTTTAGAAAATGTATTATTGAGTTCAGAAATTACTGGACAAAAGGACACTACTACTGCATTAGAACTCATTGATAAAGCCGGACTAAGCGGCTATGAGCAAGCGTATCCACACCAATTATCTGGTGGTATGAAGCAGCGCGTCGCCTTTATTCGTAGTCTTAATGGCCCACAATCCATCATTTGCTTAGACGAACCATTCTCTGCACTCGATGAATTCACACGATTTGAAATGCAAGAATGGCTGCTAGCGATTTGGGAGCAATATAGAAAGTCGATTGTATTCATCACACATAATATTGAAGAAGCTTTGTATTTATCCGATCGAATTTTAATTCTGTCCGATAAACCAGCGTCCATCAGTAAAGTAATTAGTGTCCCTTTTCCAAGACCGCGGACTGAAGATATATTATTGAGTGAACCATTTATGCAGTTGAAGAGGGAGATTCATAATGAACTACGAGGAAAATGA
- a CDS encoding TatD family hydrolase, translating to MNYEENDQLPIIDSHIHLDQYDIAGQKTIIDDLERASSTLSGLISVSMNLVSSINNLKLAEAHCGIHPAFGYHPEQEPPTDADLQELFSFMHLHKERMVAIGEVGLPYYLKEKNPNLQLAPYKEALEAFICQANIWNKPIVLHAVYEDADIVCDMLEQYSVTRAHFHWFKGAPSTIERMMRNGYYVSVTPDCMYEPEIQRLIEQYPIERLLVETDGPWPFSGPFDNRMTHPNMMHYSIDKIASVKKMDCHDVYQQVYNNTKRLYFS from the coding sequence ATGAACTACGAGGAAAATGATCAGCTGCCAATCATCGATTCACATATCCACCTTGACCAATATGACATAGCCGGACAGAAAACAATTATCGACGATTTGGAACGGGCATCCTCTACACTAAGTGGCTTAATCAGTGTATCGATGAATCTTGTTTCCAGCATCAACAATCTCAAGCTTGCGGAAGCTCATTGTGGCATCCATCCCGCCTTTGGCTATCATCCTGAGCAGGAGCCGCCCACAGATGCTGACCTGCAGGAGCTATTTTCTTTCATGCACTTACATAAAGAACGGATGGTTGCCATAGGGGAGGTCGGCCTCCCCTATTATTTGAAGGAGAAAAATCCTAACCTGCAGCTTGCCCCCTATAAGGAAGCGCTCGAAGCATTTATCTGTCAAGCTAACATATGGAATAAACCAATTGTGCTCCATGCTGTGTACGAAGATGCTGACATAGTTTGCGATATGCTGGAGCAGTATTCTGTAACGCGAGCCCATTTCCATTGGTTTAAGGGCGCACCGTCGACCATTGAACGAATGATGCGCAATGGTTACTATGTATCAGTGACGCCCGATTGTATGTATGAACCTGAAATTCAACGGCTTATTGAGCAATACCCAATCGAGCGCCTACTCGTCGAAACAGATGGTCCATGGCCTTTTTCAGGGCCCTTTGACAATAGGATGACACATCCGAATATGATGCACTACTCCATTGACAAGATTGCCTCTGTGAAAAAAATGGATTGTCATGATGTCTACCAACAAGTATATAACAATACTAAAAGATTGTACTTTAGCTAA
- a CDS encoding thiamine phosphate synthase, whose protein sequence is MKIIAVTDDKMEHRQLLDTLLAIDSSIDAVILREKSKTDAEVILLIHQLSEAGFDTTKIIVHARAHIAAMTGITKVQLPGGNSASLATSTFGRSVHSFDEAQAAYQAGADWVLYGHVFTTSSKEGVPPRGTEELFRITASLPIPVYAIGGIQPQHLPALQLGGVAGIALMSSIFSNNQPIATLSAYREMISCVATS, encoded by the coding sequence ATGAAAATAATTGCTGTGACAGATGACAAAATGGAACATCGTCAATTGCTCGATACCTTGTTAGCCATCGACTCTTCTATTGATGCCGTCATCTTACGGGAAAAGTCGAAAACGGATGCCGAAGTTATTCTGTTAATCCACCAATTAAGCGAGGCAGGTTTTGATACGACTAAAATCATTGTCCATGCCAGAGCGCATATCGCAGCGATGACAGGAATAACAAAAGTTCAACTACCTGGTGGGAACAGTGCATCACTGGCGACTAGCACATTCGGTAGATCCGTTCACTCGTTTGATGAAGCACAGGCTGCTTATCAAGCAGGTGCCGATTGGGTGTTATATGGACATGTATTTACAACTAGTTCGAAAGAAGGTGTGCCACCCCGTGGAACTGAGGAGCTTTTTCGTATCACTGCCTCACTTCCCATTCCTGTCTATGCAATCGGCGGTATTCAGCCGCAGCACCTTCCTGCATTGCAATTAGGGGGAGTGGCGGGTATTGCGCTCATGTCGTCTATTTTCAGTAACAATCAGCCGATAGCTACACTATCAGCCTATAGGGAGATGATTAGCTGTGTCGCAACAAGTTGA